A section of the Virgibacillus sp. NKC19-3 genome encodes:
- a CDS encoding TetR/AcrR family transcriptional regulator — protein MANQPSFIAEARQEQIIKATIEVLDEIGYVHISLAKIAKKAGVSTGLISYHFDDKDDVLNNTLMYLLQMQFNYIKEKVSKVESAYDQLIAFIDASLAYQGTHRVNNIALIEIIFNARTEDNVPYYKVSNDEEDPLYTYLQEILHDGQEKREFSTFNTKSISTIIQGAIAESMLTNGERFDLEAYKNDLVHMVTKMVR, from the coding sequence ATGGCGAACCAACCATCATTTATAGCGGAAGCAAGGCAAGAACAAATTATAAAAGCTACGATTGAGGTGCTTGACGAAATCGGGTATGTCCATATAAGCCTGGCCAAAATTGCCAAAAAGGCCGGGGTCAGTACGGGGTTAATCTCCTATCACTTTGATGATAAAGACGATGTGTTGAATAACACATTAATGTATTTATTACAAATGCAATTTAATTACATTAAAGAAAAAGTATCAAAAGTAGAATCCGCTTATGATCAACTCATTGCTTTTATTGATGCTTCCTTAGCTTATCAAGGAACGCATAGAGTCAATAATATCGCCTTGATTGAAATTATTTTTAATGCACGTACGGAGGATAATGTACCTTATTATAAGGTATCCAATGATGAAGAAGATCCATTGTATACGTATTTGCAAGAGATTTTACATGATGGGCAGGAAAAAAGGGAGTTTTCCACATTTAATACAAAGAGTATCTCTACCATAATACAAGGCGCTATTGCGGAAAGTATGCTTACCAATGGAGAGAGATTTGATTTAGAAGCATATAAGAACGATTTGGTTCATATGGTGACCAAAATGGTTAGATGA
- a CDS encoding DUF418 domain-containing protein, whose protein sequence is MTELYTDNVTKKKRALSLDLARGSMLFLIILAHVPLFLYMIEPGVITKVAGSTPLDHFLNVLMEIIVDNRARPLFAVLFGYGLVMIYRKQSERKSAKEATRIVKRRCWYLIVFGAILAGVAGGQDILMTYGIAGLLLVSSLKKDNSKIKKYVLISTILCLLYIPIFWGGILVGNQSYGLPVELTGHETYVNTMLERLIAIPIIPLFTHIFFPIIPSVLMGIWLGNINILMKPQNHIKQLKQLTIGGLTISLVGAIPLVLINDVWFPSLFNAGLAYGIHILTGFAGGIGYATLFGLFEAGMKYQGVIVKAIAAMGKRSLTFFVIHEVFIVLLLSPIALNLGAYLTVTTSVLLGSIMWIITLSVASFMERRQIEGPLETYMRYLTYKKYG, encoded by the coding sequence ATGACGGAATTATATACGGATAACGTAACTAAAAAGAAACGTGCACTATCTCTAGATCTAGCACGAGGGTCGATGTTGTTTTTGATCATACTTGCACATGTGCCATTGTTTTTATACATGATAGAACCAGGTGTCATAACAAAAGTAGCTGGCAGCACGCCTTTAGATCATTTCTTAAATGTTTTAATGGAAATAATAGTAGATAATCGGGCGCGCCCATTATTCGCAGTACTGTTTGGCTATGGTCTCGTCATGATTTACCGTAAACAATCGGAAAGAAAGAGTGCAAAAGAGGCAACTCGCATTGTAAAAAGACGTTGCTGGTATCTGATTGTTTTTGGCGCTATACTCGCTGGTGTTGCAGGTGGACAGGACATTCTAATGACTTATGGTATTGCTGGACTTCTTCTCGTTTCCAGTTTGAAAAAGGATAATTCGAAAATAAAGAAGTATGTGCTTATTTCTACGATCCTATGTCTCCTGTATATACCCATTTTCTGGGGCGGTATCCTAGTGGGTAACCAATCTTACGGGTTACCCGTAGAATTAACAGGGCACGAAACATACGTCAATACCATGCTTGAACGACTGATTGCGATACCCATTATTCCATTATTTACACATATCTTCTTCCCGATTATTCCTTCCGTACTAATGGGAATTTGGTTAGGAAATATAAATATATTAATGAAACCGCAAAATCATATCAAACAACTTAAACAATTAACCATAGGCGGCTTAACCATTTCACTTGTTGGTGCCATACCACTGGTACTGATTAATGATGTTTGGTTTCCAAGTCTCTTTAACGCCGGCCTGGCATACGGTATTCATATACTCACTGGCTTTGCAGGCGGTATAGGCTACGCAACCTTATTTGGGCTGTTCGAAGCCGGTATGAAATATCAAGGCGTCATTGTGAAGGCAATCGCAGCAATGGGAAAACGTTCCTTAACCTTTTTTGTCATACATGAGGTTTTCATCGTTCTACTATTGTCTCCCATCGCCCTCAATTTAGGTGCATATTTAACTGTCACAACTTCTGTACTACTCGGCAGTATAATGTGGATCATTACTTTATCCGTCGCATCCTTCATGGAACGTCGTCAAATAGAAGGGCCATTGGAAACATATATGCGTTATTTGACTTATAAAAAATATGGATAA